In Dromaius novaehollandiae isolate bDroNov1 chromosome 3, bDroNov1.hap1, whole genome shotgun sequence, the following are encoded in one genomic region:
- the PRSS35 gene encoding inactive serine protease 35, whose amino-acid sequence MEHVLLLLMFFIPMLGLANGTDTEQDFTWHLKKVPQIVSERTFSLESPKFEAKTKLELNSVCGIECQRKLPVPSLSDLKDILSYETVFENGTRTLTEVNVLGLMLDPSENMTTRTSSRKKRQIYGTDSRFSIYDKRFMTSFPFNTAVKISTGCSGILISPKHVLTAAHCLHNGKDYVKGSKKLRVGLMKMKSKGNGRKRKGAKRSRREASETQDDPEVVTELRRHSKSVGKKQRRSGRKQGTSDGMPAFQWTRVKSTQIPRGWFKGVSGDIALDYDYAVLELKRPHKRKYMELGISPTIKMMPRSMIHFSGFDNDRSGQLVYRFCSISDESNDLFYQYCDAESGSTGSGVYLRLKEPNKQKWKRKIIAVYSGHQWVDVNGEQQDYNVAVRITPVKYAQICFWIHGNDENCTQG is encoded by the coding sequence atggAGCACGTGTTACTGCTACTCATGTTTTTCATACCTATGTTGGGTCTTGCTAATGGAACAGACACTGAACAAGATTTTACTTGGCACTTAAAGAAAGTACCCCAGATTGTGAGTGAAAGAACTTTCTCCCTTGAGAGCCCTAAATTTGAAGCAAAAACCAAATTAGAGCTGAACAGTGTATGTGGAATTGAATGTCAAAGAAAATTGCCAGTGCCAAGCTTGTCTGACTTGAAGGACATCCTGTCCTATGAGACTGTTTTTGAAAATGGCACACGGACCCTAACTGAAGTGAATGTCCTTGGACTAATGCTTGATCCATCTGAAAACATGACTACACGAACATCTTCAAGAAAGAAGAGGCAGATATACGGAACAGACAGTAGGTTCAGCATCTATGACAAGCGGTTTATGACCAGCTTCCCATTCAACACAGCTGTGAAGATCTCCACTGGCTGTAGTGGCATTCTCATTTCCCCCAAGCACGTGCTAACAGCTGCCCATTGCCTACATAATGGCAAGGATTATGTTAAAGGCAGCAAAAAACTGAGGGTGGGCTTGATGAAGATGAAGTCCAAAGGTAATGGCAGAAAACGCAAAGGTGCTAAAAGAAGTAGGAGAGAAGCTTCTGAGACCCAAGATGATCCTGAAGTTGTCACAGAACTAAGACGGCACTCCAAAAGTGttgggaaaaagcagaggagatcGGGGAGGAAGCAAGGCACATCAGATGGCATGCCTGCCTTCCAGTGGACCAGGGTGAAGAGTACCCAAATCCCAAGAGGCTGGTTTAAGGGTGTGTCTGGGGATATTGCCCTGGATTATGATTATGCTGTTCTTGAGCTTAAGCGTCCCCACAAAAGGAAATACATGGAGCTGGGAATCAGCCCAACAATCAAAATGATGCCTCGGAGCATGATCCACTTCTCGGGTTTTGACAATGATCGCTCCGGGCAGCTGGTCTATCGGTTTTGTAGCATTTCTGATGAATCCAATGATCTCTTTTATCAGTATTGTGATGCTGAGTCTGGCTCCACTGGATCTGGAGTCTATCTCCGTCTTAAGGAGCCAAACAAACAGAAGTGGAAGCGCAAGATCATTGCTGTTTATTCAGGCCATCAATGGGTGGATGTCAATGGTGAACAGCAGGATTATAATGTAGCAGTAAGAATTACTCCTGTCAAATATGCCCAGATTTGCTTCTGGATACATGGGAATGATGAGAATTGCACACAAGGCTGA